The Meriones unguiculatus strain TT.TT164.6M chromosome 1, Bangor_MerUng_6.1, whole genome shotgun sequence genome has a segment encoding these proteins:
- the LOC110542415 gene encoding pregnancy-specific glycoprotein 22-like, whose product MTSSLLPCKGCTSWKELLLTASLLTCWHLSTTADVIIELVPPQVVEGENVLLLVHNLPRNLIALAWYKGTTNVNTKIVLYALNTDVSVLGPVHNSKGSMYRNGSLRIDNVTLGDTGYYTLRTFNRQVETVSVTSTYLHVNTFLWNCGRLATSAQPTIESLPTIVPEGEQVVLRVHSLPENIHSFAWFKGMTVFGKLEIGRYILARKSVVLGPAYSGRENLFSDGSLLFYSVTQKDAGLYTLQVLGTDMKSEEAHVEIQVDKTIEECCSPVTTSQVLIVPVPRYAAEGESVLLLVHNLPKDVQAFSWYKSMYNMPSFKIVEYNSLWNTTTWGHKYSGRGMVYPSGHLLLQDVTQSDARMYTLEVLNKDDKIDRAHVQFYVNKPVTQPVVKITDTTVRGNRSVMFTCVSPDTGTSIRWFFNNNNLELTERMTLSPTKCGLRVDPVTSEDAGEYRCLVTNRLGAELSYPVRWP is encoded by the exons ATGACATCCTCTTTGCTTCCCTGCAAGGGGTGTACCTCCTGGAAGGAGCTCCTGCTCACAG CCTCCCTTTTAACCTGCTGGCACCTGTCCACCACTGCCGACGTCATCATTGAATTAGTTCCACCTCaagtggtggaaggagaaaatgtcCTTCTCCTCGTCCACAATCTTCCAAGGAATCTTATAGCCCTAGCCTGGTACAAAGGGACGACTAATGTGAACACGAAAATTGTACTGTATGCACTGAACACCGATGTAAGTGTGCTGGGGCCTGTACACAACAGCAAAGGCAGCATGTACAGGAATGGATCTCTGCGGATTGACAATGTCACCCTGGGGGACACAGGATACTACACCCTCCGAACCTTTAATAGACAGGTAGAAACTGTATCAGTGACATCTACGTACCTCCACGTGAACA cCTTCCTTTGGAACTGCGGGCGTCTCGCCACCTCTGCCCAGCCCACTATCGAGTCACTGCCAACCATCGTTCCTGAAGGGGAGCAGGTTGTTTTGCGTGTTCACAGTCTCCCAGAGAACATTCACAGCTTTGCTTGGTTCAAAGGAATGACTGTGTTCGGGAAGCTTGAGATTGGCCGATACATACTAGCCAGGAAATCAGTTGTGTTGGGGCCTGCCTACAGCGGTAGAGAGAACTTATTCAGCGACGGATCCCTATTGTTCTACAGTGTCACTCAAAAGGATGCCGGATTGTACACCCTACAAGTTCTTGGTACAGACATGAAAAGTGAAGAAGCTCATGTAGAAATCCAGGTGGACA AGACCATTGAGGAGTGCTGTTCACCAG TCACCACTTCCCAAGTCTTGATTGTACCAGTGCCGCGGTATGCTGCTGAAGGAGAAAGTGTTCTTCTGCTTGTTCACAATCTGCCAAAAGATGTTCAAGCCTTTTCCTGGTATAAATCAATGTATAATATGCCGTCCTTTAAAATCGTGGAATACAACAGCCTCTGGAATACCACCACCTGGGGGCATAAATACAGTGGACGAGGGATGGTTTACCCCAGCGGACACCTGCTGCTCCAGGATGTCACCCAAAGTGATGCAAGGATGTACACACTAGAAGTTTTAAACAAAGATGACAAAATTGACAGAGCACATGTTCAATTTTATGTGAACA AGCCTGTGACACAGCCTGTCGTGAAGATCACTGACACTACAGTCAGAGGAAACAGATCTGTGATGTTCACCTGTGTTTCACCTGACACTGGAACCTCCATCCGTTGGTTCTTCAATAACAACAATCTGGAGCTCACAGAAAGGATGACGCTGTCCCCAACAAAGTGCGGGCTCAGAGTAGATCCTGTCACGTCAGAGGATGCAGGAGAGTATCGGTGCTTGGTCACCAACCGACTAGGTGCAGAGCTCAGTTACCCAGTCAGGTGGCCGTGA